The following DNA comes from Rhea pennata isolate bPtePen1 chromosome 22, bPtePen1.pri, whole genome shotgun sequence.
AGTTGGGTGTTTGGAAGCACGCTGCTTGCAAGCCGCCCGTGCCAGCGCGCCGCCCTTTCCTCCGGGCGCGGTGCCGCCCacggccggggcgccggcgccccgcaCTGACGGCGGCCGCGGCTCTGCCTTGCCCCCGCAGAGACGGTGCGAGCCATGACCCACGTCATCAACCAGGGGATGGCCATGTACTGGGGCACGTCGCGCTGGAGCTCCATGGAGATCATGGtagggcggcgcggcgggcaggggCCGAGCGGGCGCAgccccgccggcgcgcgggcgggcagggcggccgtgccggggctgcggccgggcgccgACCGGCTCTCGGGCCTTGCAGGAGGCGTACTCGGTGGCGCGGCAGTTCAACCTCATCCCGCCCATCTGCGAGCAGGCCGAGTACCACATGTTCCAGCGCGAGAAGGTGGAGGTGCAGCTGCCCGAGCTCTTCCACAAGATAGGTaccggcggcggggcgagcgggTGGCCCGGCCCCACGCCCACGCCGCCCCGCGTCCCCCCCCATGCTGGCCCTCCCGTCGGCCCGTACTGAGCGCCGGGCCCGCGCGCGAACGCCGCCTCGGTGAGGcacggcgcagcgcggccgcggcaccACCTCCGCCTGTGCCGTCTCTTCCAGGCGTCGGCGCCATGACCTGGTCCCCGCTGGCCTGCGGCATCGTCTCCGGGAAGTACGACGGCGGCATCCCGCCGTACTCCAGAGCCTCGCTGAAGGTGAGGGGCCGCGCCGCAGCGGGCGGCAcggccgggcggccccgcgcccggcccctcTGACCGCCTCGCCGCGCAGGGCTACCAGTGGCTGAAGGACAAGATCCTGAGCGAGGAGGGCCGGCGGCAGCAGGCCAAGCTGAAGGAGCTGCAAGCCATCGCGGAGCGCCTGGGCTGCACCCTGCCCCAGCTCGCCATCGGTaaggggcgccggggccggggcgcggggagccggggccgagccggcgcTCAGCTCGCCCTGCCTTTCTGCCGCCCCAGCCTGGTGTCTGAGGAACGAAGGCGTCAGCTCCGTGCTGCTCGGGGCCTCCAACGCGGACCAGCTCATGGAGAACATCGGAGCAATACAGGTGGGTGCCCGCGCGCTGCACCACGCCGCGGCAcagccccgcgggcggcccggccgccccgagccgctcgctccgcccGGGCCACCCTTCACTGGGCGAGGGGCCCGCGGCCCGGAGCTGCCCTGCCGCTCCAGCGCGCAGCCCGGGGAGAAGCAGGGCGCAGACGCAGCTCCAGCGAGGTTTTGCCTCGTCACAAGCTGAGTCAAAGACCAGCCCCTCTCAGAGCCGAAAGCGAAGCCCCCCAAACCACGGCCTGTTCGTCGCCTGAAGCGCTTAGTTACCAAAGCCCTGACGGGGGCTcgctcactgccttccctcctGGAAGGGACGCGGTGGGGGGAGGTCGAGCCCCAGAAACGAGCCCCAGAAACGAAGCATTCCTCCCGCTTTTGGCAGAAAGGAGCAGCGTTGCCTTAGGACTCTTAATCGTGTTTCTCTGGTCGCGTACAGGTTCTTCCAAAGCTGTCATCTTCCATCATCCACGAAATCGATAGTATCTTGGGCAATAAACCGTACAGCAAGAAAGACTACAGATCCTAACTGTGCACACCGTCCACCCGGACTCACCGTCAAGTCCTAGTCTCCCGTTCGCTTGCTTAAGCTTTGTTGAAGCAAAGTGGAGAGTGTGGTTTGCGTCAAGAACACAACACGTCAAGATGTTATAgagaaattgtttaaaatgttgCTGCAAGACAACATATGCTTattatgtaacattttttttgaatgcaagAAAAGTCACTGGTTGGGAAGAGCGCGAAAGCAATTGCACCCTAGCTGTTTAGCCTCTGAGCTTCCTTTTTAAACGAAGAAACTACCTTTTTTCACAAACACACAAGACGTCACTGTTTCCCATTAGTTCAGTTGCTTGAATATTCAGCTCTGGCATGTAACGCATTTCACTGGAAGGACACTAGTCTCCGGCCAGCTTTCCAGCGCGCAGGCTAACGTGAGCCTGGAGGACTCTGGCTGCGAGAAGCACCTGGGCATGTTAGAAACAGCTGCTTCGGACTACTGCACGCGTCTCCCGGCGGCTGCTGTTCTGTCGTTTCTGCGTCCGGGGGGCTGACGGGGAAGGTTTTTATTCTGGGAGGTATTCGGAGCAGATCAGCCCCGCCTCTGAAAGCTGTAGGAGTTCGCAGCCCCTTGTCCGGCACCTCCTGAGACCCCGGCGCCGCTAGGGCACGCGCCGCGGTGGGACACGCTTTCCTCTGCGCAGCGCTGGGCCACGCTcccggccgcagcccggccggccCCCAGCCCCGTGGCCCGGCAGCCCACGCACCACCCGGCCGTGAGCCGCGGTGGGACGGGCCGCCGCTAGAGCCCAGAGCCCTAGAGCAACGCGGTGCTTTAACGTAGATAGCCCGCAGGAGTCGTTGCTTTCTAACGCATTAATTTTAGGTTCCAATTACAAACTTTCGATCGATTGGTTGCTCTaagacacaaaaaaatcttctctgtaACTGGGGTCCAAGAGACGTCGGGCTTTAACGCCAGCTGCTTCGTTCCCCGCGCCCCGGGCTGCGGCGCGAGCAGGCCCTGCGGCTGCCCGGCCCGTCGCGGCGGCGTGAAGCGGGGCAGGGGCACGCGGCTCACGGGCGCTCGGAGGGCAGTGGCGGCGCATCCGCGCCAGCTGCACGCGGTAAATGATGGTGACGCGCAGTCGAGCCGGGGGAGGGCCTGGGCAGCGACGGCGCCTGCCCTAGAGGCGGCGAACGCTGCGGGTTTAGCCGTGCTGTTACCCCTTTCCGAGCccgccggctcggccccgcgcggggcttGCTGACGCTCCtccggcccggcgcgccgctCACGCTGCCGAGGCGCCGCAGAGGGCGGCGCTGCGGCAGCACCGGCACGAGCTCGCGGCTGCAGCACTGGGGCGAGCTCGCGGCTGCTCCCACACACCAGACAGACACTGTGGGGCCTGGGGTCTGCGAGGCGATAGCCGCAGGGGGTCGTGTTCCATTATgcacacaaaataaatacacGTACGGTTATTAGAGTAACTCAGCGTCTTCTCGTAACCTCCGCAGCCCGGGGGAAAGCGAGTAGCGCCGGGGAGCAGCAAGCTCTTCTGTCGTCCGGCTGCCGCGTGACCCAGGGGGCAGAAGTATTCCAGTGCTTCAGGTTACCGGAACCATATCCAGTACGAATCTTCCATTTAAAGGCAGATTAATACCAATAAACAGTGATAAAAGCAGCTGTGGTGGGAAGCGTTTTTTTCCTGGCAGGGCAACGGTGCCCTGCAGTAGCGCAGAGCACGGatcggcggcgggcggccccgtgaGCGGGTGGCAAGCGGGACCTTCCCCGAGCGTTGGTGGCCGCCGGGCCAAACCTCCTCGTGGCACGCGAAGCGAGCGCTCGCCTcggccccggccggcgcggCACAGCTTGCGCTGTCCCCGTCTGTTACGGGAACGGGGACGAAAGACTCGTCAGAGGGTTTAATCCAGACCGAGAGGAGCCGGAAGGACTCGGAGGGCGGCTCAGCAGCCCCCTTGCTTTCTGCCCTGGGAGTGGTGAGGATGGGCCTCTCAGCGTGCCAAAGCGAGGGTGACCTGCCTCAGCTCGCAGTCCAGCGGCTCGGGCCGGTCCCGCACGAGGACATCCAGCCTGGCGCGAGACGCCAGGTGACGTCTCGCTTGGTGCGAGCCACGGCGTGGAGCTGCCCGCTGAACGCGCAGCGAGCGGAAAGCGGCGAAGCGAAACCGGCCTTCCCTCGCCTAGCGCGCTCCCCTCTGCCGAAGGGAGCGCTGCAGCCGCAAGAAACCCACCAGCGCTTCCGTTGGGTCCCTTTTAAAGGatttattaaaacacaaaacataaaCCAAAACACACAGAGCACAGAGTAAACGTGATTGTGTTGGTTACAGGTGCCATAAGCCTTCCTACCAAAGGTCATCGCGGCGCAGCATCACAAAACCACCTGGGCGGCACGAAGGCAAAGCCGCTCCCGTTTCCCCCGCTACGGCCCCCGAGCGTCTCCTTCCCGGCTTTAAAACCGTCCCGCGCAGTTCGGCGCGCTGCCGGGAGGGAGCGGGGGCTGCGAGTCCGCCGGCGCCCCCCTCGCCAGCGCCCCGAGCCGCCAGCCGCAGCGAACCCCGGCGCCTCCCTGGCCGGAGGCGGCCCGTGGCGCCCAGCGCGCTCGGCCGTGCGCGGAAAGCCCCCGCGGGCCCCCGGATCGCAGCTCGGATCGGGATACGAGACAGACAAACAGCTGAGATGGGCGAAGGGCGCTGCAGCGACGGGCTAGCGGAAAGGGACGCGGGCGCGAAAGGGACAGTGCCGGGAGGAGCCTCCCACCCTGCTTCCGCGCGCCCCAGCTGGGCTCACGGGGCCGGGAGCCTGCCCGCGTCCCAGTGAGGAAGAGGCGACGCTCCAGCTGCGACGCCGCTGCTCCAGCTCACCCCGTTTCGCGGCAGTTTTCCCCCCGCCACCGGCACAAACGGGACAAATGACAAGAGCACGAACGCTGCCAGGACTCGGGCTGCTGGAGGAGTGGCCGCTTCTCCAGGCGGAAGCGAGCTGCGCCTCTCCCCAGAAGCTGCGAATACCGCTGCCGAGCCGGCGGCCCGTATGTCTCCCACCAAGCAGCACCCCCGTTCCCTGCGCTCTCCTGCCCTCGCAGCCTCCGgcctgcagggaggcaggaaaACCGGAGCTGCAGGCAAAGCCGCCCCCGTTCGCCGTACGGGCAgggcagcgccccgcgccggcacgCAGGGCAAAACGCCGCGGGAAGGCTGCGGCGCCTAGcacgctgccgccgccggcgccgccctcGGCAGAGGTCGCAGCggctcctctgctctccccctTCCTAGCTCCGGCTTTCACCTCTCCTCCTCTCACTGGCACCTCGAACGTGCCCCCACGTCCCTGCTCAACCGCTGAGCCCCAGCCAGGGCGCCGCAGCTCTCGCCCCGCCGTGACCGTCTGCTCCCCGTCCAGCGCCGCGGGGAGGCCACGGCGCCAGGCTGGCGCCACGCGGCCACAGCATCGCGCAGGCTCCCGGCGCTGGAGCGCCCTGAGGGCGGGCTGGGAGCAGCGGGGAAATCCAGGGCAAAGCTGGGGCTTCGCAGCTCTCCGGGGGGGCACCCAGCCGGCGACCAGGGCGGCAAGGAGACCGCAGGGCAGCCGCGCTCCTCGCCGAGGAGCGGGGCGGGCTGCAGCGCGGCacccgccgcggcgctgggcggCCGCGTGCTGCCAGCGGGGCTGCCACGGTGCATGCATGCGCTCAAACACAGAACGGACATAAAAGTAGAACTTACACAGAACAGACTTAAGCTTAGCTCTAACGGTCACCTGCGAATAACTGGACTAGAAACAGAGCTTCCAACAGGTCTCCCTTTAAACCTGGCACATGTCAATAAAAACAGACGTAAATACTGATACCTTATTTCCCTTCTTAATTCATCCCACCTTTTCCAGACAAACTCTTCAAGTCTTCAATAAGAAAGTGCAAAAAATGTACAAGGAAATGAAATCCCCTTTAAAGAAGTTCTTGCAACGCTGAGGGGTCGTTTTGTTCGAAGCACACGCTAAGCACGAGCAGGACGGCCCGGGAGCGCCGGCACAGCGGCAGCGGGAGCTAGTCTTCGATGCAGATAACGTCGCCGTGCTTCCCCTtgcgctccgcggcggcgccgtCTTTCAGCGACTCCGCTCCCTTCGGACCCGGGTGGCAGCAGAGAGGCCCACTGGAGGCTGCGGGGAGGACACAGAGGCCGCGTTACAGGCCGGCAGGCTCCAGGCCCCTCCCGTCTCAGGTGCTGCCGCGAAACGCGGTGCGCGGTGGAAGCACGGACCTCAGCGGGGCACGgagagccgggccgggccaggcgcCCGCCCTGCCGTCCCGTCCGCTCCCCTGAAAGCCGAGAGGCCGTTCCCACGCTCCTCCCCTCGCCCGCACCTCTAAAGcgcctcctgtcccctccccaGCGAGGCCAGCGCCTCACCTAGCCCGGGGGCTGCTCCAGCTCGCGGCTAGGGACCCCCGGAGACGCCCGGCCCTTTGGCGCCCCGGATCCGCCGGCCTGCCGCAGGCTTCAGAGCGGGCCCGAGGGCCAGCAggagccgggcggccgccccggagAGCGGAGCGCGGCACGGCCCCGGCGCgctccgccggccccgcgcctcGCCCAGCGGGGGCGAGCGGCCGACGCTCACGGAGAGGTGAGGAGGAACGagatcctcctcctccttccgCCGGGTGCCGCCGAGCTGTCCGCGACTGCTGGGGCTGCTTCTCGAGCAAGACAATCGTAACCGGTCGCATCGCGCCAGGACGGAGGCTCGTCTCAGGCGGCTCCGGAGCAAGGTGCCTGGCGCCACGTGCAAAGAGCCGACTGCTGAGGACGGGCTCTGAGGGGCCTTCTAGGGGCACTGCCAGAGAGCAAGGGGGAAGTTCACGAGTCGCTAGCGCATTCCCAACACGCAAGCAGCTAAAGCGAGcaacaaacaggaggaaaagcagaaacctTTCACTGGGCCTTCTCTCTGCAACACGCTGTTTACACGCGGTTGGGAAGTTAAATTAAGTACACCTGCTCCAGCCAAGCCCTGCAAATGCAGGCAAAGGGCAACGCGGAGGTGACCAACCTCCCCAGCTCCGAGCACAGGCTAGGCTAAACGTAAACTCTGCCTCTTGGGGGTTTCTTTCCAGAATTTGATACGGATGCTCGAGAACAGATTACACAGAGGCAGACATCAAGTACTTCCACACAAGCAGGTTTTCAAAGCAAGTGACCCACCCGTCCTGGCACTTCCTTTCCTCAGGGAGGAGTCGGAGGCTTACTTAGAGGCTATGGCATGGAAATTATTCTAGGCGTAGAAAACAAGATATGAAAACTGCCAAAACAAAAGAGCGCAAACGAATCTGGTACACTTGGGAGCTAACTGCTAACTGCGCTTAGCATCACGCACAGTGACAGAACCGCCCACGCGCGAAGGGCAGGGACAGGGCGTTACAGAGAACAAGACCTCCCAGACAGGCGGGTATCAGGCAAGCAGCTCCGCTAAAACGACTCCTGACAGTGACATCCATGCCCACACAGCCTCTGCCAGCACCCCTTATCTCACCTCCAGGGAAGCTACGTGGAGTTTAATATTAGACTGTTAAAGATGGGTGCATCAAAATGCCTCCGGCGACAGCAAGCGCACGCACGAGGCGCCGTGCCCGCAGGGGCTCCGAGACGCTCTCTGCGTTTCGCTGTGCGCACGACGCACGTGCGAAGCCTGCCCTGCTCTTGCGCGGTTAATCCCAAGAACGCCTCCGAAACCCCGGCACAAGGCACGGCACACTGTTGCACAGCGCTGCGGGACAGCTGGCCAGGACCCTGCAGAGGGCCAACGCGGAGACCATCCCCCGCGAGCTGCCTGCCTCAGGCCTCGCTGGCACGGCACAACGCTTCAAacacgctgctgctgcagacGTGTGCCTGGGGAGGCCGTTCGAAGGTCCTTGAGATGCAGCAAGCTACCACCACCGTTCAAGAGGCAACAAAAACGACACTTCATACATTTTGAATGCATTTATTCGGTCCACCTTGTCACTGGCTGACTGTCATCATGTTGCTACAAGCCCCCTAACAAATGAAACGATGCAACGTTTAGCAGAGAGTAATAAGCGTAGCCTTACCTCAGGTGGAAATGAGAACTGCAGAAGTAAATCTTGGAAACGGCTAAATATCTATTGATAAGAGAGAAAACATCTTGCTTGCCCGGTGTCCTTCCACTTTGCTTGTGGCCCACTGAAACTTGCCACTTTAAATTTCTCTGCCAGAGAGTATCTGCTAGAAATCTCAACCTACCGGTCACATACGGTCCCAGAGGCATCTGACTGTAGTTGACAATCCCACCTGGTCCAGGACCTCGGAAATTTGGCCCAAAGTTGTTGTTGTAGATCTGGGATGAACCAAAGGAGCCCTGAAGAAACAAGAGGGAAAATCTGCTGTCCTGGAGCGCAGACGACAGCCCAGTTCTGCCCACGTGCTGGCCAAGCCCCGAGcttcccacctcctcccctccccttcacCAGGCCCAATTCCCTTCGGATCTGTTCGCCGGTCACAGGACTGGATGCGCTCAAAGGGCGCgaggaacagcagcagaattTGGGGCAATGCACGCGCAAGTCAGAGCTGGCCACGGCCAGCGCCTGCACCCCTTGCCCGGCAccagctcctgctcttctgCCGCCAGCCCCTTGCAAGAGGCGCCTCCCGCGGacgggccccgccggcgggaGGCAGCCGCGGCCCGCGCAGCACCCAGGCCGCCCGCGGCACGCGCCGCTCCGGCCCCTCTGACCTGCTGGGCGGCGGGGTCGCCGCCACGGGTGGTGAGGCGGCTGAGGATGCTCCGCTCAGACATCTGCAGCCGGGCGGCCACGGGCGGTATGCGGGACAGCATGGACGGCAGGCGCGTCACGTCAGCCTTCATGTCGCTCAGCAGCTCCTCTAGCTGGTTCAGCACTGCAACACACGCGGAGCCGGAGCGGCGCTGAGCCGGCGGGGACGCGCCGAGCCCGCGGGCGAGCCGCGAGGGAGCACCCGTGGCAGGAGCGGCGAGCTGAGCTCAGCCGCCGCGGGCAGAGGGGGAAGCACCGCAGCCTCCCAGCCCCAGGGAGGACACGGCTCTcggggagcaggcagcagaacGCGCCGGCGaccaggagctgctccagggcagccaggctgggggctgctccGGCACAAACGCCTGCAGCTCCGCCGCCGGGCGCTGGCCAGCCGACGGACGGGGTTCCCACGGGGGCTGTGCCTCACAAGCCCCCTCCTCACTGCATCTCCAgtgcttccctcctcccaggGAGCTACCCCTGCACAGGCAGGGCGTCCTCCTGAGCCCACCCGCACAGCCCTGGCAAGCAGCGCCTACACCAGCGCCCGCACAACTCTCGCTTCTGGCCAGGAGGGGAGTCCCTGAAACGTTCGCTCTTCCAGAGCGGTTCCGGCAGCACGCTCCTGTCCTGTCGCACAGGGAGGCTGGCCCGGAGCCGCGCAGTGCCATTAACGCTGGGCTTCGCTCCCAGCCCTCAGGTCACGCCACTTTGCCTTTTGCGTGTACACTTGTCAGGGAGCTCAGCAGAAGGGAGACGCAATGTGGATTCCTACCTACCGTGGCACCTTCTAACACACCGCAGTCTCCCCAGTAAAACCCATTCTATGATGTAAGCCAAATGAAAGAAACGACGCTACACAGGTCTCTCTAAGCTCATCTTACAGCCCCTCGAAAAGCTGAGACCTCCTACGGCTTTCTGGtaagagctctgcagcagacCCTTCTGCGGGACACACCTTTGTGCAGGACAGCGTTCGCAGGCTTGTTCCCAGCAAGAGATTCTTTGgagaggtgctggtggctttcGGCAAGGCACTCCACTTCAGCCAGTCGGGCGTTCAATGCCATGGCCGGGTGATTGGGGTCTTGGGTCATGTTGAGGTACGCAGCCCTTCGCAACTGCTCCTCTATCACCAGGgcctgctccagcagctgagAGGTACAGGAGAATAAGGATACTGCTCCGAAGGCTCCAGCTGCCCACACCAGCAGAACCCTTGGCTCACCACCCTCCcgccacctgcctgaccctcCAGAGCTCGTGGGGAAGCAGGTTGCTTCCTCATCCCCAAAGCAGGCCCATTCCAATGCTAAGCATCCCAGCAAGGGACGTCccacctgccaggctgcagcagttCAGTTTGGCAGCACTTCCATGTTCTGCAAGGTCAGGAGGGGGAACAGTACTCAGCCTAGCCCGCACTTAGACACAAGCCCAGAGCTATCTACTCCAACAAGCCCTGACGACCAGCCTGGCCCTGCGTACCACACTGCAGAGCCTGTGAGCTCTTCCCTTCCCGCAGCCGTGCTCCTCAGGGAGGGCCAAGCGCCCAGCGCTACGGGTGCAGCCGTAGGTGCCTCCTCTCCCCCTGCTACCACGAAAACTATACAGCTGCTTCCTCTTCTTGTACCAGAAGGCAACAGTGGACTCTGTCCTCACCTCGGGGCACTGCTCTAGTCTCCACCACTGCTACCGCCAGTCCTGGAACTGCAACTCACCTTGAACCGCCGGGCAAGGAATTTGTTCTTCATCTCGAGGTAGTTCCCCTTGTGTATCTCCGACTTGAACGGTTCATTCAGAATGACATAGCGCGGGTCGTTCTGGATGTCCTGCCAGCGGGCATAGCCATGACTGGGTGCACGTGCTAAGGGAAGAACTGGCCAGCTAACAGCACTTCCGCCACCCTTCAGGGATACGGCACCTCCAGCCCCCCTTTCCTGCCGCGGCACTATCACCTTACCATCACGCCAGCCGCTCTGCTCCAGCCCTGCGGCACAGCCTCACAGCTGTCCCACTGCTCCGCGGAGGCCTCCATCGCCATGCAGCCTCCCCACAGCCACATGCTCGGAGGGAATCTCCCGTAAACTTAAAGGATACGTGACAATTCCTGCCAGCAGCCAGTAGTCATGTCGCCGGTGCCAGATATCATAGATCTTGCCAGAGGAGATGGCAGCTCTTTCTTCGTTCTGCCACAGCGTGTGCAACTCTGtagaagcagagcagagacagCCTGGTCAGCTAGCAGAGCTGTTGGGGACATCATAGGAGCACATCAGGCAGGATTAGCCACGAGATTTCCCAGGCAGCCACTGGCACAGTGCAAAAACGAGACATTTTCCAGCGAGGCTGTGAAGGGATCATGCTCAAGCATTATCAGGTTTCAACCTCTTCAAATGACTGCGCAGATTCTTGCAAAGGTTCCAAGCTTTCATGCACAAGCTCTGCGGGAATAACCAAAGCCTCGTCTCCTCCTGTTACCTGTAAAGCCACCGTCAGCAATGTTGAACATGAATCTAAAGTTTGCATTTCTCTcatccttctttccttcctcttcctcctctttttcacCATTTTGTTGAGTCTCATTTTGCTCCTTGTCTTCCACCTTGGCATCCTCTGCTTGGCAAACATAAGAAATTATGCCTGTCTAATCTTACTCTGCCAAAAAGACCGAACGTCATCATTGCCCTGTTAACTGCAAGAGGAACTCCCCTGCTAAAGTCATTGTCCAAAAAGCCACCAGGCCACTCTGGGTTTACCATGAGCAGACCATCTGCCCCCGCCAGCAGGTCCTGCTGTTTTCATCACAAGTATGGGCAGTG
Coding sequences within:
- the KCNAB2 gene encoding voltage-gated potassium channel subunit beta-2 isoform X3, whose translation is MQVSFVCSEHSIKSRSAEDRLNRQNASSPSLGTRSKFRAVAMVARSLGQLSVQNAPSSSESSVKQPGMKYRNLGKSGLRVSCLGLGTWVTFGGQITDEMAEQLMTLAYDNGINLFDTAEVYAAGKAEVVLGSIIKKKGWRRSSLVITTKIFWGGKAETERGLSRKHIIEGLKASLERLQLEYVDVVFANRPDPNTPMEETVRAMTHVINQGMAMYWGTSRWSSMEIMEAYSVARQFNLIPPICEQAEYHMFQREKVEVQLPELFHKIGVGAMTWSPLACGIVSGKYDGGIPPYSRASLKGYQWLKDKILSEEGRRQQAKLKELQAIAERLGCTLPQLAIAWCLRNEGVSSVLLGASNADQLMENIGAIQVLPKLSSSIIHEIDSILGNKPYSKKDYRS
- the KCNAB2 gene encoding voltage-gated potassium channel subunit beta-2 isoform X1 — its product is MYPESTTDSPARLSLRQTGSPGMIYSARYGSPKRQLQFYRNLGKSGLRVSCLGLGTWVTFGGQITDEMAEQLMTLAYDNGINLFDTAEVYAAGKAEVVLGSIIKKKGWRRSSLVITTKIFWGGKAETERGLSRKHIIEGLKASLERLQLEYVDVVFANRPDPNTPMEETVRAMTHVINQGMAMYWGTSRWSSMEIMEAYSVARQFNLIPPICEQAEYHMFQREKVEVQLPELFHKIGVGAMTWSPLACGIVSGKYDGGIPPYSRASLKGYQWLKDKILSEEGRRQQAKLKELQAIAERLGCTLPQLAIAWCLRNEGVSSVLLGASNADQLMENIGAIQVLPKLSSSIIHEIDSILGNKPYSKKDYRS
- the KCNAB2 gene encoding voltage-gated potassium channel subunit beta-2 isoform X2; the protein is MYPESTTDSPARLSLRQTGSPGMIYRNLGKSGLRVSCLGLGTWVTFGGQITDEMAEQLMTLAYDNGINLFDTAEVYAAGKAEVVLGSIIKKKGWRRSSLVITTKIFWGGKAETERGLSRKHIIEGLKASLERLQLEYVDVVFANRPDPNTPMEETVRAMTHVINQGMAMYWGTSRWSSMEIMEAYSVARQFNLIPPICEQAEYHMFQREKVEVQLPELFHKIGVGAMTWSPLACGIVSGKYDGGIPPYSRASLKGYQWLKDKILSEEGRRQQAKLKELQAIAERLGCTLPQLAIAWCLRNEGVSSVLLGASNADQLMENIGAIQVLPKLSSSIIHEIDSILGNKPYSKKDYRS